The following is a genomic window from uncultured Draconibacterium sp..
TGATAATAAGGAATTTAAACCAGTTGATAGTAATTTTGTAGCAGAAGCAATTTTAACCTGTATGATCGGTTTTGAAGTTCCTCTGCTAACACAATCAAATGAAATTGAAGAATCTGTGGAAAAGATCAATAGTGTAATTGATATGTTCTTTTACGGAATATGTATCTAAAAAAATTTCACTTCAAATTCGAATATTTTAGAAATTAGTTCAAATAATACAATTAAAATAGAAACTAAGATGAAACAGAAAACAAATTATTCAGGAAAAGCACTCTTCAGCTTAATGCTGGTTGGAGTTTTAACAATGGGCCTTTCACTGGTTTCAAAAGCTCAAATGAGTTACGGAATAAAACTTGGTACAGGTGCATCCTGTCAGTCTGATTTACTGGAACTTGCCAATAATTGTGATGTGCGCTTTAGCCCAACTATAGGCTTTGTTGGAAAGTACCAGATTACAGAAGGTTTTGCTTTAAAGAGTGGTTTGGAATATCAACAAAAAGGACGCAGTTTTACCGAAGATAATGTGGATGTTACAAACAAACTTCAGTACTTATCGCTGCCTGTAAAAGCTGAATTCTCTGCAGGAGAAAAAGCTGGCTTAAAAAAAGGACAACGCCTGTATTTTGCTGTTGGCCCGTACTTAAGCTACTTGCTTGATGCAGAGAGAGAACTGGATGACGCAACTTTCGATATGAAAAGCGATACCAAAGATTTTGATGCCGGTTTAGGATTGGAATTAGGAATAGAGTTTCCGGTATTCAATCAGAAAGCGTTACAAGTAGGATTAAACTACGATATGGGATTTGTTGAAGTGTACAAATCAGAATCCGATCTGCACAATAAAATGGCATCAATAAGTTTGGGCTTATTGTTTTAATCAGAAAACAGAAAGTATTGATACAAAAAAGCCGGCTAAGAAATTTCTTAGCCGGCTTTACTATTTCAAAATAATATATTATTTTCTTTTTGGTGTTTGAACCCCGCGTTGTTTTGCCATTTCTTCCAAACGCTTCTGAAAGTTCGACTGTTTTTTTGCAGGTTTCTTTTTATTAGCATGTAGCTGTGCTCTAATCTTATCCTCGTCAACAAACGAGCGAATCAGGTAAGTCTGGCTAATAGTAATAATGTTTGCAAGGAAATAGTAATAACTCAAACCTGATGGATAACTGTTCAACAGGAAGAAGAACATTACTGGCATTATGTACATCATGGATTTCATTCCCGGCATTCCCTGGCTGGTAGCTGCCGATTGACTTAGTTTAGTAGAAATGATCGTTGTAATGGTCATTAATATTGTAAATAAACTAAGGTGGTTACCCATAAAGTTTCCGATCACGGGAATTGTATAATTCCAGCTCAGAATCGAATCATAGGTTGATAAGTCGTGTGCCCATAAGAAACTTTGTCCTCTTAATTCAATTGATGTTGGAAAGAAGAAGAACATGGCAAACAGAATTGGCATCTGTAATACCATTGGCAAACAACCTCCCATTGGGTTTACTCCGGCCTTTCGATACAGTGCCATAGTAGCCTGTTGTTTCTCCATGGCTTTTTCCTGTCCCGGAAATTTTGCATTTATCTCATCAACCTCAGGCTTTAATGCGCGCATTTTTGCCTGCGACATGTATGATTTGTAGGTGAACGGGAACAGTACCACTTTAATCATCAGTGTAAGCAACAGAATGATGATCCCAAAGTTATTGATATAACGACGTAACCAGTTAAATACCGGGATAATAACGTAACGGTTTACCGGACGTACAATAGCGTATCCCAAATCGATTTGGCGCTCCATATCAAGCCCGTATTGTTTTAAGGTTTGATAGTGGTTCGGTCCAAAATAAAATTGCATCCCCATTTTTTCACTTTGGCTTTCGTTGAAAGGAATGGCAATATCAGCTCTGAAATTTCCAAGATAATTGTGGTTGTCTTCGTACTTGTACTTTTCCTGACGTACCTGAGCATTCGGAAATGCTTCATCGCTAATTATAGTAGAGTTAAAGAACAACTGCTTAAACCCGATCCATTTAACACTCGTTGAAAGGTTCTCTTCGTCCGATTTGTTTTTATTCAGATTGTCAACCTCGTCTTCAAAAAACTTATAGGTCATATAAGTATAGCGGTCTTCACCAAAACGCGAATAGTGTTCCTGACGTGGCACATCAAAAGCCCAGCTAAAATTAAGGTACGATTGATTTCTTATGTAACTGTCCATGCCCTGCATGTTCACATCAAAATCAACCATAAACGAGTTGTATGCCAGGGTATAAACGTATTCAATGAATTTACCAGGTGCAACTTCCATACGGAAAGTCACTGATTCTTCTCCTCCCGGATTTTCTTTGTTAAACTTAATTCTTCCTTCATCTCCTTTCGGAACTTCAGGACCGCTTACCACAACATTCTTTTCACCGCCAACCTGTTCAAAGTAAAGGTTATCAGTGCTAATACTTCTGTTTTGCGCAAAGAAGTTCAGTCCAAATAATGTTTTCGGACCATCAAAAAGAATTAATTTGGTAGAGTCATACCTTTTATAGTCTTTCAACTCAACCGAGTAAATACGTCCACCTTTATTCGAAAAAGTGATTTTTATCTGGTTGTTTTCGAGAGTGGTAAACTCTTCGGTACCAACAGATGCGGCTCCGAAAATACCAAGTTCCTCGGTTTTCTGCTGCATTATTTGATTTCGGGCTGCAGTATCGGCTTCCATAGCCGCATTTTGCGATTCTTGCTGTTCCTGTATTTTCTGCTGCTCCAGCGCTTGCTGTGCTTCAACTTGTGCTATGGAATCGCGTTTTTGCCTTGCAGCTTCAACTTCTTCTTTTGATGGCTGGTTGAGCAATGAAAATACAACCAATATCACAAAGATTAAAACGATTCCAATAATCGATTTTCTATCCATTTTCTTTTATTCAGGTAATGAGTTCTTAATAAAATCAATAAACAAGGGGTGTGGATTTAATACCGTACTTCTGTATTCCGGGTGGAATTGAACCCCCACAAACCATTTGTGTTCAGGTATTTCAACAATTTCTACCAGATCTGTATCAGGATTGATTCCTGTTGGCACCATTCCTGCATCGATATATTGCTGACGATATGTTTCGTTAAATTCGTAACGATGACGGTGTCTTTCGTGAACCGTTAATTTATTATAAGCATTACTAACTTTGGAGTTCTCGTCGATAATTCGACATTCATAAGCTCCCAGGCGCATGGTGCCTCCGTAATTGGTAATACCCTTTTGTTGTTCCATCAGGTCGATTACCGGATGTGGCGTTTTTGGATTCATTTCTGATGAGTCTGCATTTTCCAGATTCATTACATTTCGGGCAAATTCGATAACAGCCACCTGCATTCCTAAGCAAATACCAAGGAACGTGATATTGTTTTCGCGGGCATATTGTGCTGCCAAAATTTTTCCTTTCATTCCTCGATGACCAAATCCCGGAGCAACGATAATTCCGTTTAGTCCTTTTAATTGCTCGTCAATATTCTCGGTATTTAATTCTTCAGAGTGAATCCAGTTAATATTTACTTTGCATCTGTTTTCAGCTCCGGCGTGTATCAAAGCCTCTGCAATCGATTTGTAAGCATCGTGCAATTCCACATATTTTCCAACCAACCCAATTTCAACAGTTTGAGTTGGATTTTTATGACGTGCAAGGAAATTATTCCAGGCCGAAAGATCAATTTCTTCGTTAATGGTTAAGCCAAGCTTTTTCAGCACGGTAATATCCAGCTTTTCTTCCAACATTTTTAACGGAACATCGTAAATTGTTGGAACATTAACCGACTGTATTACAGATTCTAGGCCAACATTGCAAAACAATGCAACTTTTTGGCGAACAGATAATTCAATATCGTGCTCGGTACGAAGTACAAGAATATCGGGTTGAACTCCGGTTTCCAACAACATTTTTACCGAGTGCTGTGTAGGCTTTGTTTTTAACTCGCCTGTAGCAGAAAGGTAAGGCACCAACGTTAAATGAATCACCATCGCCCGGCTTCCCAATTCCCATTTCAACTGACGTACAGATTCAATATAAGGTAACGATTCAATGTCACCTACCGTACCACCAATTTCAGTTATAACGATGTCGTATTTACCTTTTGATCCGAGAATTTTAATTCTCCTTTTAATTTCGTCGGTAATATGAGGAATAATCTGAACGGTTTTTCCCAGGTAATCACCCCGGCGTTCTTTATCAATAACCGATTGGTAAATCCGTCCGGTTGTTACGTTGTTAGCCTGCGAAGTTGCAGTATTTAAAAAACGCTCGTAATGTCCCAGATCGAGGTCGGTTTCGGCTCCGTCTTCGGTAACAAAACATTCTCCGTGTTCGTACGGATTCAGCGTTCCCGGATCAACGTTAATATACGGATCCAATTTTTGAATGGTAACATTATAACCACGAGATTGTAGCAACTTGGCTAACGACGAGGCTAAAATACCTTTTCCCAACGACGAAGTAACTCCACCGGTAACAAATATGTATCTAGTTTCAGGCACGGTAAATTTATTTATAATTCGAAGCCACAAAATTAATCAATTAATACGAACCGAAAACTAATGAACCGGCAATTTAAGCGATATAGCAAATAGTTAATAACAATGAGCTTTTAAAAACCTTATTCTGTTTAACAATAATCAAGTCGTTTTCCTGAGCGTATTTAAAATTCGTTGATCAGTTATCCGCAAATATCAAAAAACGCTAAAAAGCAAGAATCGTATTTTATTCGGTCACAAAAAGCAAATACATTTGTAAAATACAAGATTGATACATTTGTAACAAGCAAAAGGAATCTACATCTTTGCACTGTAAAGCCCACATAAGTAGACGTTTTAGCAATTATACATATGTGTACAAGATGTAAAAAAGGCCATTGGTCAACACCAACAGCCTTTATGCAAATAGAAAAACCTTATATAGCAAGAGTTTTTCTCTTATCGATACTATTAACTTTAAAACTCTTTTTTGAGTTGTGCCACCCAGTCTTCTACTCGTTGTTTTGTTTTACGAGCCTGGTTTTCCTGGTCAATTGGCAATCCAATAAAATTATCACCTCGTTGTGCGCGCGACGCTTCGAAAGTATAACCTTCAACAGAGGTTTCCCCTACGATAGTTGCTCCACAATCTTCAAGAATTTCGGCCAATAAACCTATGGCATCGCAAAAATTTTCGGTATATCCTTTCTGGTCTCCTAAGCCGAAAATGGCAAACTTCTTCTTTTTAAGATCCATTTCTTCCAGATCAGGCACGAACTCATCCCAGTAGTTGGGTAGTTCGCCATCGAACCAGGTTGGTGCGCTAAGAATAAAATTGTCATATTTATTCAACACATCCTTGCTTAGCTCTTCAGCATTCACTGCTTCAATCTCTTTCTCGCCAAAAGCAGCAATCACTTTTTCTGCTACCTTTTTCGATTTTTGAGTATTGTAACTGTATATAATTGCGGTTTTACTCATTTTTTCGATTTTTAGTATTCAATTAATTCCTTTGCTGCAGTATAGATACGCTTTGTATTTGGTAAGATCGCCTGTTCCAAAATACGGTTAAAACCAACCGGAGTAAATGGCGAACCGACACGTTTAATAGGTGCATCAAGATATTCAAAACCTTTTTCGTTGATGAGCGCGCTTAACTCGCCACCAAATCCACCAAACACTTTGTCTTCGTGAACAACCAATACTTTATTGGTTTTCTTTATAGAGTTCAAAATGGTTTCTTCATCCAACGGAATCAAAGATCGCAAATCGACAACTTCAACATCAGCGATTCCTTCTTCTGCCAGTTTTTTAGCAGCCTCAAGACTTAGGTGCGTTGTATTTCCGTAGGTAAGAATAGTGAGATCACTCCCCTCACGGCGAACTCTTGCTTTTCCGAATGGCACCTCAAAATCCTCAGGAACAGCAGTTGCTGCTTTCGGATCCTGGTAAAGCGCTTTTGGCTCCATAAACATGGTTAAACCTTCAGAACGCAATGATGTACGCAACAATCCGGCTGCATCATCAGCAAACGATGGATAAACAATTCGTACTCCTGGTATGGCAGCCAGCGAACCTTCAATGTTTTGCGAGTGATACATTCCACCACCGATATAACCACCTGAAGCCAGGCGAATGGTTATGTTTGGTGAAAATTTACCATTCGATCGCCACAGATCGTGACTGGTATCAACATACTGTTCCATTGCCGGCCAAAAATAATCGGCAAACTCAGCTCCTTCAACTACAACACGGATTTTCTCGTGGTAACGCGACATACCGTTGGCCGTTCCAAGAATAAAATCCTCCGCAATCGGGCCGTTAAAAACACGCTTCTCGCCAAACTCGGCCTGCATGCCTTTTGATACGTTGAAAATACCGCCTTTATCTTTGTTGGCCATATCCTGTCCCCATATAAAGGTATCTGGATTACTACGGAATTCAGCCTTTAAAGTCTCGTTAAGTGCCGTAATAAATTTGGTCTTCTCTCCTTCTTCGTTATGTAATCCTTCCGGATATTTCTCTGAAACATAAGGCTCAGAAAATACATGATCGTAAATTGATGCAGGATCAGGATCCGGCGCAGCCATAGCTGCTTTGTGTGAAGCTTTTATTTCAGCTTTTACTTCAGCGTCAATTTTGTCCAGTTCTTCTTCCGTAAATCGCTCGTAACGCAATAACAATCTTCTGTATTTTGCTAACGGATCGTATTCCACCACGTAGTTTCTTTCTGCATCTGAACGATAAAGTAAATGATCATCAGAGTTCGAGTGCGACCCCATACGCACACAGTTGGCCTGCAGCAATACAGGTTTGCTTTCTTCTATGGCATAACGTTTGGCCTCGGCCATAGCGTTCATCGAATCGAAAACATCTTTCCCGTTACAGTGAATAATGCGTAGGTTTTTAAATCCGGTGAAGTTATTGGCTACTTTTCGTTGTGCAGTCTGGTCTTTTTTAGGTACCGAAATACCATAACCGTTATCCTGAACCACAAAAATTACAGGTAATTCCTCTTTATCGGCACCGGTAATTGCTTCGTAAACGTAACCTTCACTAACCGATGATTCGCCCTGGCTACTGATAGAAACCGCTTTTTCGCCATAATATTTAATAGCGCGGCCGGTTCCAACAGCGTGTAAAGTGTGGTTACCGGTAGCCGACGACACACTGTGCATATTCCACTCAGGTTTTGCCAGGTGGTTCGACATGTGACGACCACCACTTGATGGATCGGTTGCCTTCGAAATACCATTTAATATGATCTCTTCCGATGTCATTCCGCCCGCAAGAGCCGTCAGCATATCGCGATAATACATATATAAGTGGTCTTTCTTTTGCTCGAAATTCTGTCCGATAGCCAACTGAATTCCATCATGACCGGCATAAGGAGCATGGTACGACCAACCAATAGCCTGTTTCAGATAATTGGGTGCTTTTTCGTCGAGTGCACGGCCAACTTTCATTAACCGGTACCAATTCTCTAAAGTCTCCTTCGGAGTTTTCTTAATTGTATATTGCTTTGGTACTTTTAAATCCTTCATAATAAATTATATTGCGCGGTTTATATCAAATTGTTCCAGATGATCAGCAATGCGTCGCAGGAAAGCGCCTCCCAGAGCACCATCGATAATACGGTGATCGTATGATAACGACAAGTATATTTTATGACGGATTGCTATTACATCGCCGCTTGGTGTTTCCAAAACAGCTGGTTTTTTCTCGATAATTCCTGTTGCCAGAATAGCAACTTGCGGTTGATTGATAATTGGTGTTCCGATAATATTCCCGAACGATCCGAAATTGGTAATAGTAAATGTTCCACCCTGAATTTCGGCCGGATCGAGTTTATTGTTACGCGCTGCATTAGCCAGTCGGTTTAGTTCTTTTGTTAAACCAACAAGGTTACGTTGTTCAGCATTTTTAATTACAGGAACAATAAGGTTTCCGTCGGGCTTAGCCACTGCTATTCCAACGTTTACATCTTTTTTCATGATGATTTTATCTCCGTTAACCGATGAATTTACCATTGGGAATTCGGCCAGAGCAGCAGCAACTGCCTCTGTAAATATCGGCATAAACGTAATTTTATCGCCATATTTTTTCTGGAATGCGTCTTTGTTTTTATTTCTCCAGATTACAAGATCGGTAACATCGGCCTCAACCACTGAAGTTACGTGTGGCGAAACTTGTTTCGACATTACCATATGATCTGCGATCAGCTTTCTCACACGATCCATCTCAACAACAGTATCGCCTGCACCTACTGAAACCGGAGGTGCAACTTTCTTCTCAACTGCAGGTGCCGCAGAGGTAGCTGGTTTACTTTCCTTTTTAGCTTCCGGCTGAGCTGCAGAACTGTCTTTGCTTTCCAGATAGGCTAAAATATCTTTCTTTTGAACGCGGCCTCCTATGCCCGATCCTTCAATGCTTTCTAACTCGTCAAACGAAACATTTTCTTCTTTTGCAATAGTTTTTACTAAAGGAGAATAGAAACGGTTTGAGAGTTTTCTGCTATCATCAACCGAAGCATCAGCTTTTTCTTCTTTTGCAGGTGCATCGTTGGTTTTGGCAGCTTCTTCTTTTGCCTCAGTTTTTTCCGCTTCGGGTTCTTCAATCTCCCCATCAAGACTTACAACTGCCAGAACTTCGCCAACTGCAACCAGACTATCTTCCTCATAATTAATTTTAGTAATTACGCCATCTACTGGCGACGGGATTTCAGAATCTACTTTGTCAGTAGCAACTTCAAAGAGCATATCATCCTCTTCAATAGTATCTCCCTCTTTAACAAACCATTTAGTAATGGTGCCTTCCTGGATACTTTCGCCCAGTTTAGGCATAACGATATTAAAACTTGCCATAATAAATACTTTTAATCTATGTTTTGCTATTTGCACTTAATACAACAGAACTAAAATTGAAATGTTCAGATTGCAATTTTAAATTTATACAAAAATAGACTTAAATGTATTTTATCGATAAAAATCGGACAAAATAACACTAAATAGTATTTATCTCACATAGATTTTATCTAATTAAACGGGGTTTAGATAAATATGCGATTACAAATGTGCATTACATTTGTAATGCACCAATTAATTCGCTAGCCGCCTGCATATTGTGGCGTTTTAAATAATCTTCAATGCCTTCCACGATCTTCACCGGAATCATCGGATCTTTAAATATGGCTGTACCAACCTGTACAACTGAAGCTCCAGCCAGCATAAACTCAATGGCATCGGCAGCATTCATTATTCCGCCAATTCCAACAACAGGGATTTTAACCGCATTGGCAACTTGCCAAACCATGCGTAATGCAATCGGTTTTATGGCCGGACCAGATAATCCGCCAGTTATAGTAGATAAAAGTGGTTCTCTTTTTTCAGCGTCAATGGCCATTCCTAAAAAAGTATTTACCAACGATACTGCATCAGCCCCCTGTCCTTCCACTGCACGGGCAATTTCTGTAATGTCGGTAACATTTGGCGACAACTTAACAATCAAAGTTTTGTCGTACACTTTGCGTACTTCGCGGGTAACCATCTCTGCTCCCGGGCAACTAACGCCAAAAGCCATTCCTCCTTCCTTCACATTAGGGCACGAGATGTTCAGCTCAATAGCATTTATTTTATCTAGTTCATTAACCTTCTCGGTTAAAGCGATGTAATCTTCAACAGTAGAGCCGTTTACATTTATAATCAATTGTGTATCATAGTCAACAATATCAGGATAAATATTTTCAATAAAGTAATCGATGCCTTTATTTTGTAAACCTACCGCGTTTAACATGCCCGACGGGGTTTCCGCCATTCGCGGATAGTTGTTTCCATCACGGTTCTTAAGCGTTGTACCTTTCAAAAAATAACCTCCCAGCAAACCTGGTTCAAAGAATTCAGCTGTTTCGCGTGCAAATCCACAGGTTCCTGATGCCAGTGTTACCGGATTTTTAAATTCTATATCGTGTAATTTTACTTTTAAATCTACCATTTCAAATCATTAATGTTAAACACCGGACCATCAGTACACACACACTGGTTTCCTTTTGTAGTTGGCTCTATACAGCACAAACACACGCCAAACCCGCAGGCCATAAGGTTTTCAAGCGATACCTCGCAAAATACATCAGCTACTTTTGCCTCTTTTGCAATGGCGCGCATCATACCATCCGGTCCACAAGCGTATATTTTACTATACGATTTTAAGTTTTGGGTAAATACCGAGTGCTGTGTTACAAATCCCTTTTCGCCGAGTGAGCCATCTTCTGATGCATAATGTAAATTCGCATACTTTTTATAGTCATCTACATTTATATGGTCTTCTTCTGATCGTGCCCCCAGCAAAATGTCAACATTCTCAACAGGCAAACCCGATTCCTTAGCAAGGAAAAGCATTGGTGCCACACCACTACCACCACCAATTAATAGAATCTTATCGTTTGCTGAGGGATACGTAAACGTCTTTCCCAATGGATAAACCATACTGAGCTTACTTCCAACATTAATCTCTGTTAGCTTACGTGATCCTCTCCCCAGTATCTTAACTATCATTGAGATTACATTCTTCTCATAATCCACTTCAAACACGGAAAAAGGCCGACGAAGAAAGACCTCTTCAGCTTCCTTTATTTCGATATTTACAAATTGTCCTGGTTTTATCTCCGGAAGTTTGGTATCCGATTGAACTTTAATAAGAAAGTTTGTAGCGTTTAGCGCACTATTTTCAATAACGGAGAATTCTTTAACAAACTTTTTTGGCATGTATTCTGATTTTGCCGCAAAGATAATAGAATAATCGTTGAATTTCGCGCGAAGAATTGATACAAAAAGAAAAGACCGTTGAATAACGGCCTTCTATGTAATATTTAAATTAGGTAAAAAATAAGGGTCTTTGTTTATCTTGTATATAAATGTATCAAAAATAATAAATTTTACAAAACAACAATTTTATTTTCTGCTATTAATCCATTATGGAAAATCACACTCTTATAACGCAGAAGTGGCCACTATTTCTAGTGGCCAAGCGATTTCTGGATTTATCAACTTAATTGGGTTTGTAAATTGAATTTATATCATTTTAATCATCCTGCCGTATTGTTGTTTTCTTTCCATTACAAATATGAATTTAATATTTTACATATGCAAACTTTTCTGAAATTATTTTTCTGAAATTTCTTGTTTGCACTATACAATAGTTAATTGGTCTTATTTACAAATGTATTACAAAGGAATATGTTTACTTATAAACAAAAGAGGACCGTAATACTCCTGCCCTCTCTGCTAGTCTGGTTTTGAATAAACGCTTGGAGATCAAAGCCCTTTAAATAAAATCTATTA
Proteins encoded in this region:
- a CDS encoding thiamine pyrophosphate-dependent enzyme, translating into MKDLKVPKQYTIKKTPKETLENWYRLMKVGRALDEKAPNYLKQAIGWSYHAPYAGHDGIQLAIGQNFEQKKDHLYMYYRDMLTALAGGMTSEEIILNGISKATDPSSGGRHMSNHLAKPEWNMHSVSSATGNHTLHAVGTGRAIKYYGEKAVSISSQGESSVSEGYVYEAITGADKEELPVIFVVQDNGYGISVPKKDQTAQRKVANNFTGFKNLRIIHCNGKDVFDSMNAMAEAKRYAIEESKPVLLQANCVRMGSHSNSDDHLLYRSDAERNYVVEYDPLAKYRRLLLRYERFTEEELDKIDAEVKAEIKASHKAAMAAPDPDPASIYDHVFSEPYVSEKYPEGLHNEEGEKTKFITALNETLKAEFRSNPDTFIWGQDMANKDKGGIFNVSKGMQAEFGEKRVFNGPIAEDFILGTANGMSRYHEKIRVVVEGAEFADYFWPAMEQYVDTSHDLWRSNGKFSPNITIRLASGGYIGGGMYHSQNIEGSLAAIPGVRIVYPSFADDAAGLLRTSLRSEGLTMFMEPKALYQDPKAATAVPEDFEVPFGKARVRREGSDLTILTYGNTTHLSLEAAKKLAEEGIADVEVVDLRSLIPLDEETILNSIKKTNKVLVVHEDKVFGGFGGELSALINEKGFEYLDAPIKRVGSPFTPVGFNRILEQAILPNTKRIYTAAKELIEY
- a CDS encoding flavodoxin, coding for MSKTAIIYSYNTQKSKKVAEKVIAAFGEKEIEAVNAEELSKDVLNKYDNFILSAPTWFDGELPNYWDEFVPDLEEMDLKKKKFAIFGLGDQKGYTENFCDAIGLLAEILEDCGATIVGETSVEGYTFEASRAQRGDNFIGLPIDQENQARKTKQRVEDWVAQLKKEF
- the yidC gene encoding membrane protein insertase YidC yields the protein MDRKSIIGIVLIFVILVVFSLLNQPSKEEVEAARQKRDSIAQVEAQQALEQQKIQEQQESQNAAMEADTAARNQIMQQKTEELGIFGAASVGTEEFTTLENNQIKITFSNKGGRIYSVELKDYKRYDSTKLILFDGPKTLFGLNFFAQNRSISTDNLYFEQVGGEKNVVVSGPEVPKGDEGRIKFNKENPGGEESVTFRMEVAPGKFIEYVYTLAYNSFMVDFDVNMQGMDSYIRNQSYLNFSWAFDVPRQEHYSRFGEDRYTYMTYKFFEDEVDNLNKNKSDEENLSTSVKWIGFKQLFFNSTIISDEAFPNAQVRQEKYKYEDNHNYLGNFRADIAIPFNESQSEKMGMQFYFGPNHYQTLKQYGLDMERQIDLGYAIVRPVNRYVIIPVFNWLRRYINNFGIIILLLTLMIKVVLFPFTYKSYMSQAKMRALKPEVDEINAKFPGQEKAMEKQQATMALYRKAGVNPMGGCLPMVLQMPILFAMFFFFPTSIELRGQSFLWAHDLSTYDSILSWNYTIPVIGNFMGNHLSLFTILMTITTIISTKLSQSAATSQGMPGMKSMMYIMPVMFFFLLNSYPSGLSYYYFLANIITISQTYLIRSFVDEDKIRAQLHANKKKPAKKQSNFQKRLEEMAKQRGVQTPKRK
- a CDS encoding dihydroorotate dehydrogenase electron transfer subunit; the encoded protein is MPKKFVKEFSVIENSALNATNFLIKVQSDTKLPEIKPGQFVNIEIKEAEEVFLRRPFSVFEVDYEKNVISMIVKILGRGSRKLTEINVGSKLSMVYPLGKTFTYPSANDKILLIGGGSGVAPMLFLAKESGLPVENVDILLGARSEEDHINVDDYKKYANLHYASEDGSLGEKGFVTQHSVFTQNLKSYSKIYACGPDGMMRAIAKEAKVADVFCEVSLENLMACGFGVCLCCIEPTTKGNQCVCTDGPVFNINDLKW
- a CDS encoding dihydroorotate dehydrogenase gives rise to the protein MVDLKVKLHDIEFKNPVTLASGTCGFARETAEFFEPGLLGGYFLKGTTLKNRDGNNYPRMAETPSGMLNAVGLQNKGIDYFIENIYPDIVDYDTQLIINVNGSTVEDYIALTEKVNELDKINAIELNISCPNVKEGGMAFGVSCPGAEMVTREVRKVYDKTLIVKLSPNVTDITEIARAVEGQGADAVSLVNTFLGMAIDAEKREPLLSTITGGLSGPAIKPIALRMVWQVANAVKIPVVGIGGIMNAADAIEFMLAGASVVQVGTAIFKDPMIPVKIVEGIEDYLKRHNMQAASELIGALQM
- a CDS encoding CTP synthase, giving the protein MPETRYIFVTGGVTSSLGKGILASSLAKLLQSRGYNVTIQKLDPYINVDPGTLNPYEHGECFVTEDGAETDLDLGHYERFLNTATSQANNVTTGRIYQSVIDKERRGDYLGKTVQIIPHITDEIKRRIKILGSKGKYDIVITEIGGTVGDIESLPYIESVRQLKWELGSRAMVIHLTLVPYLSATGELKTKPTQHSVKMLLETGVQPDILVLRTEHDIELSVRQKVALFCNVGLESVIQSVNVPTIYDVPLKMLEEKLDITVLKKLGLTINEEIDLSAWNNFLARHKNPTQTVEIGLVGKYVELHDAYKSIAEALIHAGAENRCKVNINWIHSEELNTENIDEQLKGLNGIIVAPGFGHRGMKGKILAAQYARENNITFLGICLGMQVAVIEFARNVMNLENADSSEMNPKTPHPVIDLMEQQKGITNYGGTMRLGAYECRIIDENSKVSNAYNKLTVHERHRHRYEFNETYRQQYIDAGMVPTGINPDTDLVEIVEIPEHKWFVGVQFHPEYRSTVLNPHPLFIDFIKNSLPE
- a CDS encoding porin family protein, with protein sequence MKQKTNYSGKALFSLMLVGVLTMGLSLVSKAQMSYGIKLGTGASCQSDLLELANNCDVRFSPTIGFVGKYQITEGFALKSGLEYQQKGRSFTEDNVDVTNKLQYLSLPVKAEFSAGEKAGLKKGQRLYFAVGPYLSYLLDAERELDDATFDMKSDTKDFDAGLGLELGIEFPVFNQKALQVGLNYDMGFVEVYKSESDLHNKMASISLGLLF
- a CDS encoding dihydrolipoamide acetyltransferase family protein; its protein translation is MASFNIVMPKLGESIQEGTITKWFVKEGDTIEEDDMLFEVATDKVDSEIPSPVDGVITKINYEEDSLVAVGEVLAVVSLDGEIEEPEAEKTEAKEEAAKTNDAPAKEEKADASVDDSRKLSNRFYSPLVKTIAKEENVSFDELESIEGSGIGGRVQKKDILAYLESKDSSAAQPEAKKESKPATSAAPAVEKKVAPPVSVGAGDTVVEMDRVRKLIADHMVMSKQVSPHVTSVVEADVTDLVIWRNKNKDAFQKKYGDKITFMPIFTEAVAAALAEFPMVNSSVNGDKIIMKKDVNVGIAVAKPDGNLIVPVIKNAEQRNLVGLTKELNRLANAARNNKLDPAEIQGGTFTITNFGSFGNIIGTPIINQPQVAILATGIIEKKPAVLETPSGDVIAIRHKIYLSLSYDHRIIDGALGGAFLRRIADHLEQFDINRAI